A genome region from Stenotrophomonas maltophilia includes the following:
- a CDS encoding MlaA family lipoprotein, whose product MNVVRTLPLIVLATALTACAGKPARSDAPAASTLVPASTSTSPAAAATDAGTADAAPVAPVANPPAAVASSPAAPTDSGDSSAAKTATAATPGGDDDFDALYGGAGNTTNAAAYDPWEPFNRKVHKFNNAVDRGVARPLATAYTHVVPRFARTGVSNFFSNLRAPVTITNQLLQGRGADAWDSLGRFLMNSTLGIGGLFDPASKAMVPRRNEDFGQTLGVWGWRRSRYVELPFFGPRTVRDVFGLAGDIPLSPIRRIEEDKVRIGLQGLQLVDTRAQLLAIDDLRDTAVDEYSLVRDAWMQRRNYQIENDLRSKRERGHDDANSPIPVDAMPMPQWTH is encoded by the coding sequence ATGAACGTCGTGCGCACCCTCCCCCTGATCGTCCTGGCCACCGCCCTCACCGCCTGTGCCGGCAAGCCCGCGCGCAGCGATGCCCCCGCGGCCAGCACCCTGGTTCCGGCCAGTACCTCCACCTCACCCGCCGCCGCGGCCACCGATGCAGGCACGGCTGACGCTGCACCGGTCGCACCCGTGGCCAATCCGCCGGCTGCTGTCGCATCGTCGCCGGCTGCGCCGACCGACAGCGGCGACAGCAGTGCAGCGAAGACCGCCACAGCCGCCACGCCCGGTGGCGATGACGACTTCGATGCCCTCTATGGCGGTGCCGGCAACACCACCAATGCGGCGGCCTACGACCCGTGGGAACCGTTCAACCGCAAGGTGCACAAGTTCAACAACGCGGTCGACCGCGGCGTCGCGCGTCCGCTGGCCACCGCCTATACCCACGTGGTGCCGCGCTTCGCCCGCACCGGCGTCAGCAACTTCTTCAGCAACCTGCGCGCGCCGGTGACCATCACCAACCAGCTGCTGCAGGGCCGTGGTGCCGATGCCTGGGACAGCCTGGGCCGCTTCCTGATGAACAGCACGCTGGGCATTGGCGGCCTGTTCGATCCGGCCAGCAAGGCGATGGTGCCGCGTCGCAATGAAGACTTCGGCCAGACCCTGGGCGTGTGGGGCTGGCGTCGCTCGCGCTACGTGGAACTGCCGTTCTTCGGCCCGCGTACCGTGCGCGATGTGTTCGGCCTGGCCGGCGACATCCCGCTGTCGCCGATCCGCCGCATCGAAGAGGACAAGGTCCGCATCGGCCTGCAGGGCCTGCAGCTGGTCGACACCCGCGCGCAGCTGCTGGCGATCGACGACCTGCGTGATACCGCCGTGGACGAGTACTCGCTGGTGCGCGATGCGTGGATGCAGCGCCGCAACTACCAGATCGAGAACGATCTGCGCAGCAAGCGCGAGCGTGGCCACGACGACGCCAATTCGCCGATCCCGGTCGATGCAATGCCGATGCCGCAGTGGACCCACTGA
- a CDS encoding glutathione peroxidase has protein sequence MSTPIQDISLTTIDGQPSSLADYQGKVLLLVNVASKCGLTPQYEGLQALYAEKHAQGLEVLGFPANNFLGQEPGSEAEIQQFCQLTYDVSFPMFSKISVAGDDTHPLYQQLIAAQPQSIGEGPLRERLASKEIPIHAAPAVLWNFEKFLVGRDGKVLARFAPDVAADDARLREAIEAALAA, from the coding sequence GTGAGCACCCCGATCCAGGACATTTCCCTCACCACCATCGACGGCCAGCCGTCCTCGCTTGCCGACTACCAGGGCAAGGTGCTGCTGCTGGTCAACGTCGCCTCCAAGTGCGGCCTGACCCCGCAATACGAAGGCCTGCAGGCGCTGTATGCGGAAAAGCACGCGCAGGGCCTGGAAGTGCTGGGCTTCCCCGCCAACAACTTCCTCGGCCAGGAGCCGGGCAGCGAGGCGGAAATCCAGCAGTTCTGCCAGCTCACCTACGACGTCAGCTTCCCGATGTTCTCCAAGATCAGCGTGGCCGGTGACGACACCCACCCGCTGTACCAGCAGCTGATCGCCGCTCAGCCGCAGTCGATCGGTGAAGGTCCGTTGCGCGAGCGCCTGGCCAGCAAGGAGATCCCGATCCACGCAGCACCGGCGGTGCTGTGGAACTTCGAGAAGTTCCTGGTTGGCCGCGACGGCAAGGTCCTCGCGCGCTTTGCTCCGGACGTGGCGGCCGATGACGCGCGCCTGCGCGAAGCCATCGAGGCCGCCCTGGCGGCCTGA
- the rmuC gene encoding DNA recombination protein RmuC, producing MQTEYLLIGGLLLAVLILQLVALLRRPPHDRLEQAVREEARAGRSELREQLDGFARALTDLSTRTDQRLDLLREALGEDARKARAEAADSQQRGAALMGQRLQELRGQLETFGQQQEARIHAFGQQLQELTGRTDTQLGALRQTLVDDARKGREEGAQSQQRLTESLGLRLQELTQRNEQRIAEMRATLEEQLRALQNDNAQKLEQMRHTVDEKLQSTLETRLGNSFKLVSERLEQVQRGLGEMQQLATGVGDLKRVLTNVKNRGSWGEVQLENILEQTLTQEQYARAVKVRPDSGEMVDIAVRLPGRSSDDTPVWLPIDSKFPREDYERLLDAQDQGDAEGVRLQGIQLERAVRVQAKSICDKYIAPPHTTDFAVMFLPTEGLYAEVIRRPGLVDLLQREHRVVVAGPTTVTALLNSLQMGFRTLAIEQRSSEVWSLLGAVKSEFGKFAGILEKAEKQITTVGRSIGEASRKTRTIERRLRGVESLASEQAQSLLGDLAEGDGAGEDEGNDGDEA from the coding sequence ATGCAAACCGAATATCTGCTCATCGGCGGCCTTCTATTGGCCGTGCTCATCCTGCAGCTGGTCGCCCTGCTGCGCCGTCCACCGCATGACCGCCTGGAACAGGCGGTGCGCGAGGAGGCACGCGCCGGGCGCAGCGAACTGCGCGAACAGCTCGATGGTTTTGCCCGCGCGCTGACCGACCTCTCCACCCGCACCGACCAGCGCCTGGACCTGCTGCGCGAAGCCTTGGGCGAAGACGCCCGCAAGGCGCGCGCCGAAGCCGCCGACAGCCAGCAGCGCGGCGCCGCGTTGATGGGACAGCGCCTGCAGGAACTGCGCGGCCAGCTGGAAACCTTCGGCCAGCAGCAGGAAGCGCGCATCCACGCGTTCGGCCAGCAGCTGCAGGAGCTCACCGGGCGCACCGACACCCAGCTTGGCGCGCTGCGGCAGACATTGGTGGACGATGCGCGCAAGGGCCGTGAGGAAGGTGCGCAGTCGCAGCAGCGCCTGACCGAAAGCCTGGGCCTGCGCCTGCAGGAACTGACCCAGCGCAACGAACAGCGCATTGCCGAAATGCGCGCCACGCTGGAAGAACAGTTGCGCGCGCTGCAGAACGACAACGCACAGAAGCTGGAGCAGATGCGCCACACGGTGGACGAGAAGCTGCAGTCGACGCTGGAAACGCGCCTGGGCAACTCTTTCAAGCTGGTGTCCGAGCGACTGGAGCAGGTGCAGCGTGGCCTCGGCGAGATGCAGCAGCTGGCCACCGGCGTCGGCGATCTCAAGCGTGTGCTGACCAACGTCAAGAACCGTGGCAGCTGGGGTGAAGTGCAGCTGGAGAACATCCTCGAGCAGACGCTCACCCAGGAGCAGTACGCACGTGCGGTGAAGGTGCGGCCGGACAGCGGTGAAATGGTCGACATTGCCGTACGCCTGCCGGGGCGCAGCAGCGATGACACGCCCGTGTGGCTGCCGATCGACTCCAAGTTCCCGCGCGAGGACTACGAACGGCTGCTGGATGCGCAGGACCAGGGGGACGCAGAGGGCGTGCGCCTGCAGGGCATCCAGCTGGAGCGCGCGGTGCGCGTGCAGGCCAAGTCGATCTGCGACAAGTACATCGCGCCGCCGCACACCACCGATTTCGCGGTGATGTTCCTGCCCACCGAAGGCCTGTACGCCGAAGTGATCCGGCGCCCGGGCCTGGTCGACCTGTTGCAGCGCGAGCATCGCGTGGTGGTGGCCGGGCCGACCACCGTCACTGCCCTGCTCAACAGCTTGCAGATGGGCTTCCGAACGTTGGCCATCGAGCAGCGCTCCAGCGAAGTGTGGAGCCTGCTGGGTGCGGTGAAGAGTGAGTTCGGCAAGTTCGCCGGCATCCTGGAAAAGGCCGAGAAGCAGATCACCACGGTCGGCCGCAGCATCGGCGAGGCCAGCCGCAAGACGCGCACCATCGAACGACGCCTGCGTGGCGTGGAATCGTTGGCGTCCGAACAGGCGCAGTCGCTGCTGGGTGATCTGGCCGAGGGCGATGGGGCCGGCGAGGACGAAGGCAACGACGGCGACGAGGCCTGA
- a CDS encoding glutathione S-transferase family protein, with translation MLALYGKPTSINVRKVLWLCAGLDLPLHHEPAPPADLVATLNPNRQVPVLRDGDFVLWESNSICRYLAVLAGRDDLLPAAAQARARVEQWMDWQASDLNSAWRHVFMARVRQHPDYPDDARAEASLAQWNRLMGVLDAQLAATDGYVAGSTFTLADVVLGLSTQRWRSTPGHKPVLSHLAAWFERLRQQPGFTAHVDNGVA, from the coding sequence ATGCTCGCTCTGTACGGAAAGCCAACCTCCATCAATGTGCGCAAGGTGCTGTGGCTGTGCGCGGGGCTGGATCTGCCCCTGCACCACGAGCCTGCGCCACCGGCAGACCTGGTGGCCACACTGAATCCGAACCGGCAGGTACCGGTGCTGCGCGATGGCGACTTCGTGCTGTGGGAGTCCAACAGCATCTGCCGGTACCTGGCCGTGCTCGCCGGCCGTGACGACCTGCTGCCTGCTGCGGCGCAGGCCCGTGCGCGGGTGGAGCAGTGGATGGACTGGCAGGCCAGCGACCTCAACAGTGCCTGGCGCCACGTGTTCATGGCGCGGGTACGGCAACACCCGGACTACCCGGATGACGCCCGCGCCGAGGCCAGCCTGGCGCAGTGGAACCGGCTGATGGGGGTGCTTGATGCACAGCTGGCCGCCACCGATGGCTACGTGGCGGGCAGCACCTTCACCCTCGCTGATGTCGTGCTGGGGCTGTCGACCCAGCGCTGGCGCAGCACACCGGGCCACAAGCCCGTGCTGTCACACCTCGCGGCGTGGTTCGAACGCCTGCGCCAGCAACCGGGCTTCACCGCCCATGTCGACAACGGCGTAGCCTGA
- a CDS encoding zinc-binding alcohol dehydrogenase family protein, with amino-acid sequence MRAIAYTHAGLPIDDARALIDIELELPQPGPRDLRVAVRAVAVNPVDTKVRRGVATDGPRVLGWDAVGIVDAVGSEVTLFQPGDAVYYAGVIDRPGSNAEYQLVDERSVGRKPASLGDAAAAALPLTAITAWELLFDRLRIPEGGGEGQTLLVIGAAGGVGSILVQLARKLTKLTVIGTASRPDTQDWVYAMGAHHVIDHSQPLAEGLARLGISEVQHVASLTHSDQHYAQIVELLAPQGQFGLIDDPGQVDVMALKRKALSLHWESMFTRPLYRTADMQRQHELLNRVAELIDAGVLQTTLGEHFGRIDAANLRRAHALLESHRAKGKIVLEGW; translated from the coding sequence ATGCGCGCCATTGCCTACACCCACGCCGGCCTGCCGATCGACGACGCCCGGGCCCTGATCGACATCGAACTGGAACTGCCGCAGCCTGGCCCCCGCGACCTGCGGGTGGCGGTGCGCGCGGTGGCGGTGAACCCGGTCGACACCAAGGTCCGCCGCGGCGTGGCCACCGATGGCCCGCGCGTGCTGGGCTGGGATGCGGTCGGCATCGTCGACGCCGTGGGCAGCGAAGTGACCCTGTTCCAGCCCGGCGATGCGGTCTACTACGCCGGCGTGATCGACCGGCCGGGCAGCAATGCCGAATACCAGCTGGTGGACGAGCGCAGCGTCGGTCGCAAGCCGGCCAGCCTCGGTGATGCGGCCGCCGCGGCATTGCCGCTGACTGCGATCACCGCCTGGGAGCTGCTGTTCGACCGCCTGCGTATTCCCGAGGGTGGTGGCGAGGGCCAGACCCTGCTGGTGATCGGTGCCGCCGGTGGCGTCGGCTCGATCCTGGTGCAGCTGGCGCGGAAGCTGACGAAACTGACGGTGATTGGCACCGCATCGCGCCCGGACACCCAGGACTGGGTGTATGCGATGGGCGCGCACCACGTGATCGACCACAGCCAGCCGCTGGCCGAAGGCCTGGCACGGCTGGGCATCAGCGAGGTGCAGCATGTGGCCAGCCTGACCCATTCCGACCAGCACTACGCGCAGATCGTCGAACTGCTGGCGCCGCAGGGCCAGTTCGGCCTGATCGATGACCCGGGCCAGGTGGATGTGATGGCGCTCAAGCGCAAGGCGCTGTCGCTGCACTGGGAATCGATGTTCACCCGCCCGCTGTACAGGACCGCGGACATGCAGCGCCAGCATGAGCTGTTGAACCGGGTGGCCGAGCTGATCGATGCAGGCGTGCTGCAGACCACGCTCGGTGAGCACTTCGGGCGCATCGACGCGGCCAACCTGCGGCGCGCGCACGCGCTGCTGGAAAGCCACCGCGCCAAGGGCAAGATCGTGCTGGAAGGCTGGTAA
- a CDS encoding LysR family transcriptional regulator: protein MKMIRFDDLQLFVRTAALGSFSQAAREADLLPGQVAAAVARLERELDLRLFVRTTRSLRLTGEGALYLPYAQEVLATLREGRARVQGEDAELHGTLQLSAPSDFGRNLLLPWLTAFRAAHPRLRLHLQLSDEVADVFRDPVDVAIRIGHFDDANYVALPLLEGNRRVLAASPDYLRRRGTPVRLDELREHDCLVYQLSGRAYDRWSFEVDGRRTVIPVRGPLVCDDADVVRRWAVAGEGITYKSWLDLREDVLAGRLQLLLDGVGSHIPLQLVCPHRKQFSPAVRQLHAQLRQHLQPLLSGMPDGLTSPLSPAPVLADNDGPP from the coding sequence ATGAAGATGATCCGCTTCGACGATCTGCAGTTGTTCGTCCGCACGGCCGCACTGGGCAGCTTCTCGCAGGCCGCGCGCGAGGCCGACCTGTTGCCCGGCCAGGTCGCTGCCGCCGTGGCGCGGCTGGAGCGCGAACTGGACCTGCGCCTGTTCGTGCGCACCACCCGCAGCCTGCGCCTGACCGGTGAGGGCGCGCTGTACCTGCCGTATGCGCAGGAGGTGCTGGCTACCCTGCGCGAAGGTCGGGCCCGCGTGCAGGGCGAGGACGCCGAACTGCACGGCACGCTGCAGCTGTCGGCGCCATCGGACTTCGGTCGCAACCTGCTGCTGCCGTGGCTGACCGCGTTCCGAGCCGCCCATCCACGGCTGCGCCTGCACCTGCAGCTGTCCGATGAGGTAGCTGACGTGTTCCGCGATCCGGTCGATGTGGCAATCCGCATCGGCCACTTCGACGACGCCAACTACGTGGCCCTGCCCCTGCTCGAAGGCAACCGCCGTGTACTCGCGGCTTCGCCCGATTACCTGCGGCGACGGGGCACGCCCGTGCGCCTGGACGAACTGCGCGAGCACGATTGCCTGGTCTACCAGCTCAGTGGCCGCGCCTACGATCGCTGGTCGTTCGAGGTCGACGGGCGCCGCACCGTGATCCCGGTGCGCGGCCCGCTGGTCTGCGACGACGCCGACGTGGTGCGGCGCTGGGCGGTGGCCGGCGAAGGCATCACCTACAAATCCTGGCTGGACCTGCGCGAAGACGTGCTGGCCGGCCGCCTGCAGCTGCTGCTCGATGGCGTTGGCAGCCACATTCCGCTGCAGCTGGTGTGCCCGCATCGCAAGCAGTTCTCGCCGGCGGTGCGGCAGCTGCACGCGCAGCTGCGCCAGCACCTGCAACCGCTGCTGTCTGGCATGCCCGATGGACTCACCAGCCCCCTGTCGCCCGCCCCGGTGCTGGCCGACAATGACGGCCCTCCGTAA
- the leuE gene encoding leucine efflux protein LeuE, producing MPWMGIQDLWTFLVAVLVFLALPGPGTFTLLTATGRGGVRGGYTALAGLLVGDQILMWLALAGVAALLKANPLVFHAVQYLGAAYLVWVGISLLRTPRHEGGDAGPIRMQPGRYFQQAILVSLLNPKAILFYMAFLPLFIDPKAHQGIATFAALAGIILVVSIAYCSMLIGVGNLARRRLIQHPRISDALRRVAGLFLVGFGIRLGLNG from the coding sequence ATGCCGTGGATGGGCATCCAGGACCTGTGGACGTTTCTGGTCGCCGTGCTGGTGTTCCTCGCCCTGCCCGGCCCCGGCACCTTCACCCTGCTGACCGCCACCGGCCGAGGCGGCGTGCGCGGTGGCTACACGGCACTGGCCGGCCTGCTGGTCGGTGACCAGATCCTGATGTGGCTGGCGCTGGCCGGCGTGGCTGCGCTGCTCAAAGCCAATCCGCTGGTGTTCCATGCCGTGCAGTACCTGGGTGCGGCCTACCTGGTGTGGGTGGGCATCAGCCTGCTGCGCACGCCCAGGCACGAGGGCGGCGACGCCGGTCCGATCCGCATGCAGCCCGGCCGCTACTTCCAGCAGGCGATCCTGGTCAGCCTGCTCAACCCGAAGGCAATCCTGTTCTACATGGCCTTCCTGCCGTTGTTCATCGATCCCAAGGCACACCAGGGCATCGCCACCTTCGCCGCGCTGGCCGGCATCATCCTGGTGGTCAGCATCGCCTACTGCTCGATGCTGATCGGGGTCGGCAACCTGGCCCGCCGCCGGTTGATCCAGCATCCGCGCATCAGCGATGCGCTGCGCCGGGTGGCCGGCCTGTTCCTGGTGGGGTTCGGCATCCGGCTGGGGTTGAACGGCTGA
- a CDS encoding LysR family transcriptional regulator, translated as MDPSAPLSAVVAFVHVADHASFTRAADALGVSTSALSQSVRALEARMGVRLLQRTTRRVGLTEHGARFLAHVRGGLAQIESAFADLDSVRAVPAGKLRITLPRIVAERRVLPTLPAFLARYPQVEVELCVEPALTDLVAEGFDAGIRLGESLARGMIAVPIGPPERQVVVATPDYFARHGIPASPHDLQGYPCIVHRRANGRLMPWEFSRDGHDLEVDVTGRLVFNDAELAYAAVLAGLGMAQGFASLVADDLVAGRLQAVLDDWQPPFAGFHLYYPAREHMAPKLRVFIDHLRAEMHGR; from the coding sequence ATGGATCCCTCCGCACCGTTGTCGGCGGTGGTTGCCTTCGTCCACGTCGCCGACCATGCCAGCTTTACCCGCGCCGCCGATGCGCTGGGGGTCTCCACCTCGGCGCTGTCGCAGAGCGTGCGCGCGCTGGAAGCGCGGATGGGCGTGCGCCTGCTGCAGCGGACGACGCGCCGGGTTGGCCTGACCGAACACGGTGCGCGCTTCCTCGCACATGTACGCGGCGGGCTGGCACAGATCGAATCGGCGTTCGCCGATCTCGACAGCGTGCGCGCGGTCCCGGCCGGGAAGCTGCGCATCACCCTGCCACGCATCGTTGCCGAGCGCCGGGTGCTGCCCACACTGCCTGCGTTCCTGGCGCGCTACCCGCAGGTGGAGGTGGAACTGTGCGTCGAGCCGGCGCTGACCGATCTGGTGGCTGAGGGCTTCGATGCTGGCATCCGCCTGGGTGAATCACTGGCGCGCGGCATGATCGCGGTGCCGATCGGGCCGCCGGAGCGACAGGTGGTGGTGGCCACGCCGGATTACTTCGCGCGGCATGGCATCCCGGCCAGCCCGCATGATCTGCAGGGGTATCCGTGCATCGTCCACCGTCGTGCCAATGGCCGGTTGATGCCGTGGGAGTTCAGCCGGGATGGCCACGATCTGGAGGTGGACGTGACCGGCCGCCTGGTGTTCAACGATGCCGAACTGGCCTACGCCGCCGTGCTGGCCGGGCTGGGCATGGCACAGGGGTTCGCCTCGCTGGTAGCCGATGATCTGGTGGCCGGGCGCCTGCAGGCGGTGCTGGACGACTGGCAGCCGCCCTTTGCCGGCTTTCATCTGTACTACCCGGCACGCGAGCACATGGCACCGAAACTGCGGGTGTTCATCGACCATCTGCGTGCCGAAATGCACGGCCGGTAG
- a CDS encoding aldo/keto reductase has protein sequence MREPHMSLDHYRLLGRSGLRVSPLALGTMTFGADWGWGADEAEARRIFDSYVERGGNFIDTANNYTNGSAETLLGRFAQGQRDRLVIASKYTLATVPGDPNNAGNHRKSMLRSVEDSLRRLGTDYLDLLYLHAWDDTTGVDEVMRGFDDLVRSGKVLYAGISDTPAWQIARMQTLADLRGWAPLVALQIEYSLIQRSVEHELLPMADTLGLGVVAWSPLGSGVLTGKYSAADLAQGDALDASPGGSRRNVALINGALTPRSLQIAEEVGLIAAALSHSPAQVALAWLLQRPGTGALPIIGARTLAQFEHNLAALQLVLPADALARLDAISAVAPSFPHDFLQMPLPRMLMSGGTRLRARGR, from the coding sequence GTGAGAGAGCCCCACATGTCGCTGGACCACTACCGCCTGCTTGGCCGCTCCGGCCTTCGCGTCAGCCCGTTGGCACTGGGTACGATGACCTTCGGTGCCGACTGGGGCTGGGGCGCGGACGAAGCCGAGGCCCGCCGCATCTTCGACAGCTACGTCGAACGCGGCGGCAATTTCATCGATACCGCGAACAACTACACCAATGGCAGCGCCGAGACCCTGCTCGGACGCTTCGCCCAGGGCCAGCGCGACCGGCTGGTGATCGCCAGCAAGTACACGCTGGCCACCGTACCCGGCGACCCGAACAATGCCGGCAACCACCGCAAGAGCATGCTGCGCTCGGTGGAGGACAGCCTGCGCCGGCTGGGTACCGACTACCTGGACCTGCTGTACCTGCATGCCTGGGACGACACCACCGGCGTGGACGAGGTGATGCGCGGCTTCGACGACCTGGTCCGCAGCGGCAAGGTGCTCTACGCCGGCATCTCGGACACGCCGGCCTGGCAGATCGCGCGCATGCAGACCCTGGCCGACCTGCGCGGCTGGGCACCGTTGGTGGCGCTGCAGATCGAGTACAGCCTGATCCAGCGCAGCGTCGAGCACGAACTGCTGCCGATGGCCGATACGCTTGGGTTGGGCGTGGTGGCGTGGTCGCCGCTGGGCAGTGGCGTGCTGACCGGCAAATACAGCGCCGCCGACCTGGCCCAGGGCGATGCCCTCGATGCCTCACCGGGTGGCTCACGCCGCAATGTCGCCCTGATCAATGGTGCATTGACCCCACGTTCGCTGCAGATTGCCGAGGAAGTCGGGTTGATCGCCGCCGCTCTTTCGCATTCGCCTGCGCAGGTGGCACTGGCCTGGTTGCTGCAGCGCCCCGGTACCGGCGCGCTGCCGATCATCGGCGCCCGTACCCTTGCGCAGTTCGAGCACAACCTGGCCGCGCTGCAACTGGTGCTGCCGGCCGATGCCCTGGCTCGTCTTGATGCGATCAGTGCGGTGGCGCCTTCGTTCCCACACGATTTCCTGCAGATGCCATTGCCAAGAATGCTGATGAGCGGCGGCACCCGTCTGCGCGCCCGCGGGCGCTGA
- a CDS encoding amino acid permease translates to MSLFRRKSLDSVTVHEAGRRLIPTLSWPHLIALGIGAIVGTGIYTLIGVGANLAGPAVLISFAIAGAVCACAALSYAELSTMMPAAGSAYTYSYSALGEVFAWVVGWSLILEYSLVVSTVAVGWSGYFVGFLEWVHTQFGWNVHLPAWLAAGPHVEGGMINLPAIIITWLVAGMLMAGTKESATLNAILVVFKLIALAIFVAVALPAFDSNNLQPFMPYGFAKSMGPDGVEHGVMAAAAIIFFAFYGFDAISTAAEETKNPGRDLSIGIIGSMIGCTIVYVLVALAAVGAMSYAVFGHSAEPLALIMRQLGHPTAAMVIGVIAIIALPTVLLAFLYGQSRIFFVMSRDGLLPRGLSKVNARTGTPVATTLFTAVVVSALAGVARLDEIAALANAGTLAAFTAVGICLVVLRLREPDRARTFRTPLAFVVGPLAALGCIYLFISLPHTTQLYFLVWNVVGLVLYLLYSRRHALIAK, encoded by the coding sequence ATGTCCCTGTTCCGGCGCAAGTCCCTAGATTCCGTCACCGTCCACGAAGCCGGCAGGCGCCTGATCCCGACGCTCAGCTGGCCGCACCTGATCGCGCTGGGCATCGGCGCCATCGTCGGTACCGGCATCTACACGCTGATCGGCGTTGGTGCCAACCTGGCCGGCCCGGCCGTTCTGATCTCCTTCGCGATTGCCGGTGCGGTCTGCGCCTGCGCGGCACTGTCCTACGCCGAACTGTCGACGATGATGCCGGCCGCCGGCAGTGCCTACACCTACAGCTACAGCGCGCTGGGCGAGGTATTCGCCTGGGTGGTGGGCTGGAGCCTGATCCTGGAGTACTCGCTGGTGGTGAGTACGGTGGCGGTGGGCTGGTCCGGCTACTTCGTCGGCTTCCTCGAATGGGTCCACACCCAGTTCGGCTGGAACGTGCACCTGCCGGCCTGGCTGGCCGCCGGCCCGCACGTGGAAGGCGGCATGATCAACCTGCCGGCGATCATCATCACCTGGCTGGTAGCCGGTATGCTGATGGCCGGCACCAAGGAAAGCGCCACCCTCAACGCCATCCTGGTGGTGTTCAAGCTGATCGCGCTGGCCATCTTCGTGGCGGTGGCCCTGCCCGCCTTCGACAGCAACAACCTGCAGCCGTTCATGCCGTACGGCTTCGCCAAGTCGATGGGCCCCGATGGCGTCGAGCACGGCGTGATGGCGGCAGCGGCAATCATCTTCTTCGCCTTCTACGGCTTCGATGCGATCTCCACTGCTGCGGAGGAAACCAAGAACCCGGGCCGCGACCTTTCGATCGGCATCATCGGTTCGATGATCGGTTGCACCATCGTCTACGTGCTGGTCGCGCTCGCCGCCGTTGGTGCGATGAGCTACGCCGTGTTCGGCCACAGTGCCGAGCCGCTGGCGCTGATCATGCGCCAGCTCGGCCATCCGACCGCGGCAATGGTGATCGGCGTGATCGCGATCATCGCGCTGCCGACCGTGCTGCTGGCCTTCCTGTACGGCCAGAGCCGCATCTTCTTCGTGATGAGCCGCGATGGCCTGCTGCCGCGTGGCCTGTCCAAGGTCAACGCCCGCACCGGCACACCGGTGGCGACCACGCTGTTTACCGCCGTGGTGGTGTCGGCGCTGGCCGGCGTGGCGCGCCTGGACGAGATCGCGGCACTGGCCAACGCCGGCACCCTGGCCGCGTTCACCGCGGTGGGCATCTGCCTGGTGGTGCTGCGCCTGCGCGAACCCGACCGTGCGCGTACCTTCCGCACGCCGCTGGCCTTCGTGGTCGGTCCGCTGGCCGCGCTCGGCTGCATCTACCTGTTCATCAGCCTGCCGCACACCACCCAGCTGTACTTCCTGGTGTGGAACGTGGTCGGCCTGGTGCTGTACTTGCTGTACAGCCGCCGCCACGCGTTGATCGCGAAGTAA